One Vespa velutina chromosome 19, iVesVel2.1, whole genome shotgun sequence DNA segment encodes these proteins:
- the LOC124955808 gene encoding M-phase inducer phosphatase-like isoform X2 — translation MLRETNSMRKMMNMETCEVCKCASLFKNVFRIRSTPEKEVAPKPKARRLVGMAARRFVGLETFSPSTNKENGTVNRNVNSSPQKINGSKRSRFPLEDCDSNNQDNSYGVNLHERDTRTGFQFAEPLGVPPRRINIADARSPIQSPIRSSPRELLTDPMIFRSLSSGYESMDDDLNDLMDLDALDEATHLPNGLTSLLSGSIVGSEIMEYAIITTPEYPRTKVKRSFRRSMSLQNDRNNPQSSVSKVRSCLFRSPSTTCSTRKLTFDDNTQTRNASYPNVNSPPETRSFKRPDPPAEHSPRLVKRSRISVDFQHIPEDVELEISSKQTTYVTEIETKLVKKSIKSNCLENMPESVETCEPIKETLENVFGDSKTHAMIKSAIHRSVTDADLTGDFSKPCILPLAEGRHDDLKSISVDTLAALMRGDFEEYIDSFVIVDCRYPYEYEGGHIQGALNLYSKELIEQHLIDPLTNVPEIQPNSCKRRILVFHCEFSWERGPNLSRFLRNIDRQRNKEHYPALHYPEVYLLHGGYEQFYKEQRNLCSPQGYKPMSDPNHEADLKQFRVKSKSWQSEKPVSRVSGLMVRTNIKRLGF, via the exons ATGTTACGAGAAACAAATAGTATGCGCAAAATGATGAATATGGAAACATGTGAAGTGTGTAAATGTGCAAG TCTCTTCAAGAATGTATTTAGAATTAGAAGTACACCGGAAAAAGAGGTAGCTCCTAAACCAAAAGCACGAAGATTAGTGGGCATGGCGGCACGAAGATTCGTCGGTCTTGAAACCTTCTCGCCATCTACCAACAAAGAAAATGGCACAGTTAATCGTAACGTCAACTCTAGTCCGCAGAAA ATAAATGGAAGCAAACGGTCACGCTTCCCTCTCGAAGATTGCGACTCGAACAACCAGGATAACAGCTATGGAGTTAATTTGCACGAGAGAGATACACGTACTGGATTTCAATTTGCGGAACCTCTTGGCGTGCCACCAAGACGTATAAACATCGCGGATGCTCGAAGTCCCATACAATCACCTATAAGATCATCGCCTCGTGAATTATTAACGGATCCGATGATTTTCCGTAGTTTGTCATCGGGATACGAGAGTATGGACGACGATTTAAACGATCTTATGGATTTGGACGCTTTGGACGAAGCAACGCATTTACCAAATGGCCTTACGAGTTTACTATCTGGTAGCATAGTTGGATCGGAAATAATGGAATATGCTATAATAACAACACCGGAGTATCCTCGTACAAAAGTGAAACGTTCCTTTCGACGTTCTATGTCATTACAAAACGACCGAAATAATCCGCAGTCGTCCGTATCGAAAGTACGTTCCTGTCTATTTCGTTCGCCCTCGACAACCTGTTCAACTCGTAAACTAACATTCGACGACAATACACAAACGCGTAATGCATCTTATCCGAATGTGAACTCACCGCCGGAAACGAGATCGTTTAAAAGACCAGATCCACCAGCCGAACATAGTCCTCGATTAGTCAAGAGGTCTAGGATATCGGTTGACTTCCAACATATACCGGAGGACGTTGAATTGGAGATATCGTCGAAACAGACAACTTACGTAACGGAGATCGAAACGAAGCTAGTCAAAAAATCAATCAAGTCAAATTGCTTGGAGAATATGCCAGAAAGTGTAGAAACGTGTGAGCCTATTAAGGAAACCTTGGAGAATGTTTTTGGCGATAGTAAAACACATGCCATGATCAAATCGGCGATACACCGTAGCGTAACCGACGCCGATCTTACAGGTGACTTTAGTAAACCTTGCATTTTACCTCTTGCCGAGGGTCGACACGATGATCTCAAATCGATCTCCGTTGATACCTTGGCAGCATTGATGCGTGGTGATTTTGAAGAGTATATTGATTCCTTCGTTATCGTCGATTGCCGATATCCTTACGAATACGAAGGTGGACACATCCAAGGTGCACTCAATCTTTACAGCAAGGAATTGATCGAACAACATTTAATCGATCCATTGACCAACGTACCGGAGATACAACCCAATTCGTGCAAACGTCGCATTCTCGTCTTCCATTGTGAATTCTCTTGGGAACGTGGACCGAATCTTTCCCGTTTTCTACGTAATATCGATCGTCAACGTAACAAGGAACATTATCCCGCCCTTCATTATCCAGAAGTTTATCTATTACACGGAGGTTATGAACAGTTCTATAAGGAACAAAGAAACCTTTGCTCTCCACAGGGCTACAAACCAATGTCGGATCCGAATCACGAGGCCGATCTCAAACAGTTCCGTGTTAAGAGCAAAAGTTGGCAATCTGAAAAACCCGTAAGCAGAGTTAGTGGACTCATGGTTAGAACGAATATCAAGCGTTTAGGTTTTTGa
- the LOC124955808 gene encoding M-phase inducer phosphatase-like isoform X3 codes for MAARRFVGLETFSPSTNKENGTVNRNVNSSPQKINGSKRSRFPLEDCDSNNQDNSYGVNLHERDTRTGFQFAEPLGVPPRRINIADARSPIQSPIRSSPRELLTDPMIFRSLSSGYESMDDDLNDLMDLDALDEATHLPNGLTSLLSGSIVGSEIMEYAIITTPEYPRTKVKRSFRRSMSLQNDRNNPQSSVSKVRSCLFRSPSTTCSTRKLTFDDNTQTRNASYPNVNSPPETRSFKRPDPPAEHSPRLVKRSRISVDFQHIPEDVELEISSKQTTYVTEIETKLVKKSIKSNCLENMPESVETCEPIKETLENVFGDSKTHAMIKSAIHRSVTDADLTGDFSKPCILPLAEGRHDDLKSISVDTLAALMRGDFEEYIDSFVIVDCRYPYEYEGGHIQGALNLYSKELIEQHLIDPLTNVPEIQPNSCKRRILVFHCEFSWERGPNLSRFLRNIDRQRNKEHYPALHYPEVYLLHGGYEQFYKEQRNLCSPQGYKPMSDPNHEADLKQFRVKSKSWQSEKPVSRVSGLMVRTNIKRLGF; via the exons ATGGCGGCACGAAGATTCGTCGGTCTTGAAACCTTCTCGCCATCTACCAACAAAGAAAATGGCACAGTTAATCGTAACGTCAACTCTAGTCCGCAGAAA ATAAATGGAAGCAAACGGTCACGCTTCCCTCTCGAAGATTGCGACTCGAACAACCAGGATAACAGCTATGGAGTTAATTTGCACGAGAGAGATACACGTACTGGATTTCAATTTGCGGAACCTCTTGGCGTGCCACCAAGACGTATAAACATCGCGGATGCTCGAAGTCCCATACAATCACCTATAAGATCATCGCCTCGTGAATTATTAACGGATCCGATGATTTTCCGTAGTTTGTCATCGGGATACGAGAGTATGGACGACGATTTAAACGATCTTATGGATTTGGACGCTTTGGACGAAGCAACGCATTTACCAAATGGCCTTACGAGTTTACTATCTGGTAGCATAGTTGGATCGGAAATAATGGAATATGCTATAATAACAACACCGGAGTATCCTCGTACAAAAGTGAAACGTTCCTTTCGACGTTCTATGTCATTACAAAACGACCGAAATAATCCGCAGTCGTCCGTATCGAAAGTACGTTCCTGTCTATTTCGTTCGCCCTCGACAACCTGTTCAACTCGTAAACTAACATTCGACGACAATACACAAACGCGTAATGCATCTTATCCGAATGTGAACTCACCGCCGGAAACGAGATCGTTTAAAAGACCAGATCCACCAGCCGAACATAGTCCTCGATTAGTCAAGAGGTCTAGGATATCGGTTGACTTCCAACATATACCGGAGGACGTTGAATTGGAGATATCGTCGAAACAGACAACTTACGTAACGGAGATCGAAACGAAGCTAGTCAAAAAATCAATCAAGTCAAATTGCTTGGAGAATATGCCAGAAAGTGTAGAAACGTGTGAGCCTATTAAGGAAACCTTGGAGAATGTTTTTGGCGATAGTAAAACACATGCCATGATCAAATCGGCGATACACCGTAGCGTAACCGACGCCGATCTTACAGGTGACTTTAGTAAACCTTGCATTTTACCTCTTGCCGAGGGTCGACACGATGATCTCAAATCGATCTCCGTTGATACCTTGGCAGCATTGATGCGTGGTGATTTTGAAGAGTATATTGATTCCTTCGTTATCGTCGATTGCCGATATCCTTACGAATACGAAGGTGGACACATCCAAGGTGCACTCAATCTTTACAGCAAGGAATTGATCGAACAACATTTAATCGATCCATTGACCAACGTACCGGAGATACAACCCAATTCGTGCAAACGTCGCATTCTCGTCTTCCATTGTGAATTCTCTTGGGAACGTGGACCGAATCTTTCCCGTTTTCTACGTAATATCGATCGTCAACGTAACAAGGAACATTATCCCGCCCTTCATTATCCAGAAGTTTATCTATTACACGGAGGTTATGAACAGTTCTATAAGGAACAAAGAAACCTTTGCTCTCCACAGGGCTACAAACCAATGTCGGATCCGAATCACGAGGCCGATCTCAAACAGTTCCGTGTTAAGAGCAAAAGTTGGCAATCTGAAAAACCCGTAAGCAGAGTTAGTGGACTCATGGTTAGAACGAATATCAAGCGTTTAGGTTTTTGa
- the LOC124955812 gene encoding uncharacterized protein LOC124955812 — translation MNTDELLIESVREYPFLYDVSDPGYHDNRKKDNAWQRISEKFDSSTAIICRKRWIALRDSFRKVYKKRRNMSGEAAKQKRPWKYENIISFIIPHIGERNQVSNLTLNFEESNDSISQTISLEDSDINVGDIKKEMEIAPQGVQQSNDQSQQTILNKRKSLSKVTSRTPIEKDNDKDANHSSIGQMPQDNFESKKNNEFVARTDPLTAFFKAMEETVRTFSLPIQIEIKGKIAGLVNEYELKNYQMQQATFKSPYSLHGQCSNWSHSTYSPDPYSSTSPPSNSPR, via the exons ATGAACACGGATGAACTTCTCATAGAATCAGTGCGGGAATATCCATTCCTTTACGACGTCTCAGATCCTGGGTACCATGATAACAGGAAAAAGGACAATGCATGGCAACGAATATCAGAAAAATTTGATTCTTCGAcag cCATAATTTGCAGAAAAAGATGGATTGCACTTCGAGACAGTTTTCGTAAGGTAtataagaagagaaggaatatGTCTGGAGAGGCGGCTAAACAAAAACGACCTTGGaagtatgaaaatataatatcgtttatcaTTCCGCATATTGGAGAAAGGAATCAAGTTTCAAATTTAACACTTAATTTTGAGGAGAGCAATGACTCTATCAGTCAGACGATTTCATTAGAGGACTCAGATATCAATGTCGGTGAtatcaagaaagaaatggaaattgCACCACAGGGAGTACAGCAATCTAATGATCAGTCCCAACAGACGATTCTCAATAAACGAAAATCCTTATCTAAGGTAACAAGTCGCACTCCGATCgaaaaagataacgataaagatgCCAATCATTCTTCGATAGGGCAAATGCCACAAGATAATTTCGAGAGTAAAAAGAACAATGAATTTGTCGCTCGAACTGATCCTTTGACCGCTTTTTTCAAGGCTATGGAGGAAACAGTTAGGACCTTTTCCTTACCAATccaaatagaaattaaaggGAAAATTGCTGGTCTTGTAAAtgaatatgaattaaaaaattatcaaatgcAACAAGCAACCTTCAAGTCACCTTATTCCTTACACGGACAATGTTCAAATTGGTCGCACTCCACATATTCGCCTGATCCTTACTCTTCAACTTCTCCACCTTCAAATTCTCCCCGATAA
- the LOC124955840 gene encoding proline-rich extensin-like protein EPR1: MFNFMWLEPRPPTSVRRPPTSVRRPPTSVRRPPTSVRRPPTSVRRPPTRPPTSVRRPPTSVRRPPTSVRRPPTSVRRPPTSARRPPTSVRRPTTSVRRPPTSVRRPPTSVRRPPTSARRPPTRPTTSVRRPPTSVRRPPTSVRRPPTSVRRPPTRPTTSVRRPTTSVRRPPTSVRRPPTRPPTSVRRPPTSVRRPPTSVRRPPTSVRRPTTSVRRPPTSVRRPPTSVRCPPTSARRPPTSVRRPPTSARRPPTSVRRPPTSVRRPPTSVRCPPTSARRPPTSVRRA, from the exons atGTTCAACTTTATGTGGCTAGAACC ACGTCCGCCAACGTCCGTCAGACGTCCGCCAACGTCCGTAAGACGTCCGCCAACGTCCGTCAGACGTCCGCCAACGTCCGTAAGACGTCCGCCAACGTCCGTCAGACGTCCGCCAAC ACGTCCGCCAACGTCCGTAAGACGTCCGCCAACGTCCGTAAGACGTCCGCCAACGTCCGTAAGACGTCCGCCAACGTCCGTAAGACGTCCGCCAACGTCCGCCAGACGTCCGCCAACGTCCGTCAGACGTCCGACAACGTCCGTCAGACGTCCGCCAACGTCCGTAAGACGTCCGCCAACGTCCGTAAGACGTCCGCCAACGTCCGCCAGACGTCCGCCAAC ACGTCCGACAACGTCCGTCAGACGTCCGCCAACGTCCGTAAGACGTCCGCCAACGTCCGTAAGACGTCCGCCAACGTCCGTAAGACGTCCGCCAAC ACGTCCGACAACGTCCGTCAGACGTCCGACAACGTCCGTCAGACGTCCGCCAACGTCCGTAAGACGTCCGCCAAC ACGTCCGCCAACGTCCGTAAGACGTCCGCCAACGTCCGTAAGACGTCCGCCAACGTCCGTCAGACGTCCGCCAACGTCCGTCAGACGTCCGACAACGTCCGTCAGACGTCCGCCAACGTCCGTCAGACGTCCGCCAACGTCCGTAAGATGTCCGCCAACGTCCGCCAGACGTCCGCCAACGTCCGTCAGACGTCCGCCAACGTCCGCCAGACGTCCGCCAACGTCCGTCAGACGTCCGCCAACGTCCGTCAGACGTCCGCCAACGTCCGTAAGATGTCCGCCAACGTCCGCCAGACGTCCGCCAACGTCCGTCAGACGTGCGTGA
- the LOC124955616 gene encoding uncharacterized protein LOC124955616: MNFDTEKFILEIEAHKAIWDSSCNDYTNREIKKAQWEEIINLFASEDFTEKEKKEFGLNLQKRWKNLRSCFSREVRRMKNANSLSPASRKSPYIFYNQLQFLKNINVDTNTENVYEENDQIEDGTLGPYSRHTTKFRKKSTDNTNEELINILQTSMGGRPWRETLEEDEDRMFLLSLLSSFKKIPEHKKSLTKIQIIQLIESAQFTDNFPDLKRPQTNVQLNNYKMHDCNPSDYYQTHHSAGRHTTTLENIQQSQHFSSSTSSSEKSEY, translated from the exons ATGAACTTCGATacggaaaaatttattttagaaattgaAGCACACAAGGCAATTTGGGATTCATCTTGCAATGACTATACCAatcgagaaattaaaaaagccCAATGGGaagagataattaatttatttgcaaGTGAAGATTTTactgaaaaggagaaaaaggaatttg GTTTAAATCTtcaaaaaagatggaaaaatttAAGAAGTTGCTTCTCGAGAGAAGtacgaagaatgaaaaatgccAACAGTCTATCTCCTGCATCACGTAAAAGTCCTTACATCTTTTATAATCAGcttcaatttttaaaaaatataaatgtagaCACAAATACAGAAAACGTCTATGAGGAGAATGACCAAATCGAAGATGGTACATTAGGACCATATTCAAGACACACTACGAAGTTTAGAAAAAAGTCTACAGATAATACAAATGaggaattaataaatatcttacaAACATCCATGGGCGGCCGACCATGGAGAGAAACTttggaagaagatgaagaccGCATGTTTCTACTGTCACTTTTgtcatcatttaaaaaaattcccGAGCATAAAAAGTCCTTAacgaaaattcaaataatacaattaattgaATCGGCTCAATTCACGGATAATTTTCCGGATTTAAAACGACCGCAAACGAatgttcaattaaataattacaagatGCATGATTGTAATCCAAGTGATTACTATCAGACGCATCATTCCGCCGGTCGGCATACAACAACATTGGAAAATATACAACAATCCCAGCATTTTTCTTCGTCCACATCGTCGTCTGAAAAATCTGAATATTAG